In the Hordeum vulgare subsp. vulgare chromosome 7H, MorexV3_pseudomolecules_assembly, whole genome shotgun sequence genome, one interval contains:
- the LOC123407061 gene encoding receptor-like protein kinase 7, translated as MSLQFWHRSCPVVTLPAEYHEQGIVDNPTENNVRRVWASRRTWEDEQLYLVHDQGTGLPTTLVVKKFQSVNPVLQVHGNATYRYNSEMFLLASNSHDNIIKAVDLIQREDAIMLVYEYPVNGSLDYWMHPPVETGRPLGWAERRAIAIGVAKGLCHLHHGCKKPIVHHNISPENILLDQNFKAVIASFGEAQMNMAGLGQPLPITDLPPGNFGYAAPEYGRATNQVTEKADIYSFGVLLLVLVTGRVANGPGLNGLLATWAQKKCNELMANNLKMFKIAVDKGVPDQARYMKEMATMFRLGVDCTVRDPQERPPMLKVLKRLRRGRSPFRGLFAF; from the exons ATGAGTCTGCAATTCTGGCACAGGAGCTGTCCTGTGGTGACCCTGCCTGCTGAATACCATGAACAAGGCATAGTTGACAACCCTACTGAAAACAATGTGAGAAGGGTGTGGGCTAGCAGGAGGACATGGGAGGACGAACAGCTATACCTGGTCCATGATCAGGGCACCGGTCTTCCTACTACTCTGGTCGTCAAGAAGTTCCAGAGCGTGAACCCGGTACTACAAGTGCACGGCAATGCCACGTACCGGTACAATTCAGAGATGTTCCTGCTAGCCAGCAATTCTCACGACAACATCATCAAAGCCGTAGACCTCATCCAGCGGGAAGACGCAATCATGCTCGTCTACGAGTATCCGGTGAACGGCAGCCTTGACTACTGGATGCACCCGCCGGTGGAGACCGGTCGACCTCTAGGCTGGGCGGAGAGGAGGGCAATCGCCATCGGGGTGGCCAAAGGACTCTGCCACTTGCACCATGGATGCAAGAAGCCGATTGTCCACCACAACATCAGCCCTGAAAACATCTTGCTTGATCAGAATTTCAAGGCTGTAATAGCCAGTTTTGGCGAAGCGCAGATGAACATGGCTGGGCTCGGCCAACCGTTGCCAATCACGGATCTGCCTCCCGGTAACTTTGGGTACGCAGCTCCAG AGTATGGGAGAGCGACGAACCAGGTGACTGAGAAGGCAGACATATACAGCTTCGGAGTGTTGCTGCTAGTACTAGTCACGGGGCGGGTGGCCAATGGACCTGGACTGAATGGTCTATTGGCAACTTGGGCACAGAAGAAGTGCAATGAACTGATGGCAAACAACCTGAAAATGTTCAAGATTGCTGTGGACAAGGGCGTCCCTGATCAAGCACGATACATGAAGGAGATGGCTACCATGTTCAGGCTAGGCGTGGATTGCACCGTCAGGGATCCGCAAGAAAGGCCTCCAATGCTGAAGGTTCTGAAGCGACTCCGCCGTGGGCGCTCTCCATTCCGTGGCCTCTTCGCCTTCTAA
- the LOC123407062 gene encoding receptor-like protein kinase 7 — protein MSLQYWNHPAAVQHILLNEQAAIVNNLTENNMTRMWASRRIAEGDQLYVVQGITGISPPYTLLVKKFHNVNPALQVDDNVKYRCKSEMFLLASISQKNIIKVVDHIEREDAIMLVYEYPVYGSLQSWLHQPMDVDAGQHLSWPHRRGIAIGVAKGLRHLHHRCSKPFVHHNINSKNILLDVDFKAVIASFGVAQVNMAGLGQPLPITDLPPGNFGYVAPEYGMAANQLTEKVDVYSFGVVLLELVTGRVANGGGADGHLANWAWKNFDILMANQQEAFQNVVDRGIPDQARYMEEMATVFRLGVDCTTVDPKQRPSMRMAIKQLRRCRGRVPFRGLLTRYLL, from the exons ATGAGTTTGCAGTACTGGAACCATCCGGCGGCGGTGCAGCATATTCTGCTCAATGAACAAGCAGCAATAGTCAACAACCTTACTGAAAATAACATGACAAGGATGTGGGCTAGCAGAAGGATAGCGGAGGGCGACCAGTTGTACGTAGTCCAGGGCATTACGGGGATCAGTCCCCCGTATACGCTGCTCGTAAAGAAGTTCCACAATGTGAACCCTGCGCTACAAGTAGACGACAATGTCAAGTACCGCTGCAAGTCGGAGATGTTCCTGTTAGCCAGCATTTCTCAAAAAAACATCATCAAAGTCGTAGACCACATCGAGAGGGAAGACGCCATCATGCTCGTTTACGAGTATCCGGTTTATGGAAGCCTTCAATCCTGGCTGCACCAACCGATGGATGTGGATGCCGGTCAGCACCTGAGCTGGCCGCACAGGAGGGGCATCGCCATTGGTGTAGCCAAAGGGCTCCGCCACTTGCACCACAGATGCAGCAAACCCTTTGTCCACCACAACATAAACTCTAAAAACATCTTGCTTGATGTGGATTTCAAGGCCGTGATAGCCAGCTTTGGCGTTGCACAGGTTAACATGGCCGGGCTCGGCCAACCATTGCCAATCACGGACCTGCCTCCTGGTAACTTTGGGTACGTAGCTCCAG AATACGGGATGGCGGCAAACCAGCTGACGGAGAAGGTAGACGTTTACAGCTTTGGTGTGGTGCTGCTGGAGCTAGTCACGGGGCGAGTGGCCAATGGAGGTGGAGCAGATGGTCATTTGGCGAATTGGGCATGGAAAAACTTCGATATACTCATGGCAAACCAACAGGAAGCATTCCAGAATGTTGTGGACAGGGGCATCCCAGATCAAGCGCGgtacatggaggagatggcaactGTGTTCAGGCTGGGCGTGGATTGCACCACCGTGGATCCCAAGCAAAGGCCGTCCATGCGGATGGCTATCAAACAGCTCCGACGCTGCCGTGGGCGTGTCCCATTCCGCGGCCTCCTCACCCGCTATCTGCTCTGA